A stretch of Mucilaginibacter terrae DNA encodes these proteins:
- a CDS encoding gluconate:H+ symporter codes for MILLSLLFCILMLVVLITWVKANAFLSFVCVAIVAGLLLGVPAGNIMQSVNKGIGDSLGSVVAVIIFGAMLGKIVAESGAAHQISGFMRKIFGSKYIHYGMALTGLIIGIPLYYNVGFILAIPVIFSVAYQYKLPSVFVGLPMLTALSVMHGFVPPHPSPMTLIGIFHADLNKTFLYGLIISIPTIIIAGPVFAGRFRHFVQANNISLLSTPQASYEQLPGVLNSIISSLLPVILIAFANLVPMLVPGNGVLVLMVRFFGDPVVAMLITLVFTTISLGILQGKRVVEVMNCYTSAIKDISMILLIIGSAGALKQIFIDSRLSLELGEMLAGYAFNPLILAWVTTALLRVCLGSATVAGLTAAGILYPLAAHQGVNPNLLVLSIGAGSLFGSHVNDSAFWLYKEYFHLTLKETFKSWTAMESMVAVLGLCGVLLLDFIT; via the coding sequence ATGATATTACTTTCCCTGCTTTTTTGTATCCTGATGCTGGTGGTGCTTATCACCTGGGTTAAGGCGAATGCCTTTCTCAGCTTTGTGTGCGTAGCCATTGTTGCCGGGTTGTTGCTGGGTGTTCCTGCCGGTAATATTATGCAGTCGGTAAACAAAGGCATAGGCGATAGTCTGGGTTCGGTTGTGGCGGTCATCATTTTTGGCGCAATGTTGGGGAAAATTGTTGCCGAAAGTGGGGCAGCGCATCAAATAAGCGGCTTTATGCGCAAAATATTTGGTAGCAAGTATATTCATTACGGCATGGCGCTTACCGGTCTCATCATCGGTATACCCCTTTACTACAACGTAGGGTTCATTTTAGCCATACCAGTTATATTTTCGGTAGCCTATCAATATAAATTGCCATCGGTTTTTGTAGGGTTGCCTATGCTTACGGCGCTTTCGGTTATGCATGGTTTCGTTCCGCCGCACCCGTCGCCAATGACACTGATCGGCATATTTCATGCCGACCTTAATAAGACGTTTTTATACGGTCTTATTATCTCCATTCCTACTATTATTATTGCCGGGCCTGTGTTTGCCGGCAGGTTTCGGCACTTTGTACAAGCCAACAACATATCATTACTGTCAACACCCCAAGCTTCTTACGAGCAATTACCCGGAGTACTAAACAGTATAATTTCGTCACTACTTCCTGTAATTCTTATTGCATTTGCAAACCTGGTACCTATGCTGGTACCCGGCAACGGCGTACTGGTTTTGATGGTGCGCTTTTTTGGAGACCCGGTAGTGGCTATGTTAATAACCCTGGTATTTACTACCATTAGCTTAGGTATTTTACAGGGAAAGCGTGTTGTTGAGGTGATGAATTGCTATACAAGTGCAATTAAAGATATATCAATGATCCTCTTGATCATCGGTAGCGCAGGTGCGCTTAAGCAAATCTTTATCGATAGCCGGCTTAGCCTGGAGTTGGGCGAAATGCTGGCCGGCTATGCTTTTAATCCTTTGATACTGGCCTGGGTTACAACTGCCCTGCTAAGAGTTTGTTTAGGGTCGGCAACTGTTGCCGGCTTAACGGCTGCCGGTATTTTATATCCCTTAGCAGCGCATCAGGGCGTAAACCCTAATCTGCTGGTACTTTCAATAGGTGCAGGCAGTTTATTTGGCTCGCACGTAAACGACTCAGCTTTTTGGCTTTACAAGGAATATTTTCATTTAACATTGAAAGAAACCTTCAAGTCCTGGACGGCTATGGAAAGCATGGTTGCCGTTTTAGGATTGTGCGGTGTATTGCTACTGGACTTTATTACCTAA
- a CDS encoding SusC/RagA family TonB-linked outer membrane protein produces MMKKNYTNYALVQVSLTCIIVTCCLTAAEASRGTLNGNKPWDAPNLSLITADVTVTGHVTDDKGEPLVGVSVTEQGTTRGTVTDVNGAYTIKAADNAVLVFNYVGFESKTVTIAGKTVINVTLAAKNNALTEVLVTALGIKREAKKLGYAAESVKVAEITTNRTTNFANALEGKVAGLDITPPASGPGGSTKIRLRGQSSFSANNSPLIVVNGLPMSQSAGSTDGYTQINDLGDNLQQINPDDIESMTVLKGATAAALYGSRAANGAIIITTKTGNKNVGIGVEFTSNFTQDQALDYTDFQYEYGQGENNVRPKTQGEAQSSGGWSFGEKFDNVPTFQFDGVKRPYAPERNRVSKFFRRGNTFTNTLALSGGSEKGSFRFAYSNQDAQGIIPNNDYHKKIFNLGLNYNFTPKFLAQVYINYAHENDNNKPVIGIQGGSIPTYIYRFANSVSLDVLRNGAVDANGNETPTSRFNTLTNPYYLMGRQFNKQTKDHLLGTITLRYQFFDWLYAQGRVNMDYSVVPFERNDATGMLALSPAPAGQFNGLYTVNNNTNRQMNMDFLLGGGKKFGDFSMDFTFGGNTFPSYNQNFTETATNFYVRGLYTIGNGVTTTSTYGITKSKINSLYGTAEFGYKSYLFLNVTGRNDWFSVLNPQNNSYFYPSVSGSFLFSELLGDKRPKWLNFGKLRGSYAYVGSDNGIGAYSNTLTFGLQQNLFNGVPLGLINNAGTPNPNLKPYSLKEKEIGIELRMFNNRVNLDVAAYDKKTTNQALSIALSNASGYTSTILNLGSLQNRGVEFNLEVVPVKKRDFTWRSSFNTAMNRSKVLELAIGQKQLQVGSGEFFGSIVHQVGLPLNQIQGPTYRRDANGNIIVAGGKPVASALPVLFGSALPKATGGWVNNFTYKRLNLLVHIDYKAGGKMLSSTNLNALRQGLSKASLPGREGGVVFPGVNADGTPNTTAVNAEDFYANYRSQGILDPFIYNSSFVKLRNLSLSYDLTGLVSKKYIKGLVLSAVCRNVLIIKKYVDNIDPEAMSSSGDNLTGYEQASLPTYRTFGFNLNVKF; encoded by the coding sequence ATGATGAAGAAAAATTATACTAATTACGCTTTAGTGCAGGTTTCTCTCACCTGCATTATTGTAACTTGTTGCCTTACGGCGGCCGAGGCCAGCCGGGGCACCTTAAATGGCAATAAGCCTTGGGACGCTCCCAATTTATCGCTTATTACTGCAGATGTAACCGTAACCGGGCATGTTACCGATGATAAGGGAGAACCGTTGGTGGGGGTATCTGTAACCGAACAAGGCACTACCCGCGGCACTGTTACCGATGTTAATGGGGCGTACACTATTAAAGCGGCCGATAATGCTGTTTTGGTATTTAATTACGTAGGGTTTGAGAGCAAGACTGTTACTATAGCTGGCAAAACGGTCATCAACGTAACATTAGCAGCTAAAAACAATGCCCTTACCGAAGTGTTAGTGACAGCCTTAGGTATTAAACGTGAAGCCAAAAAGTTAGGCTATGCCGCTGAGAGCGTTAAGGTTGCAGAAATTACCACCAATCGGACTACTAATTTTGCCAATGCTTTAGAGGGTAAAGTAGCCGGATTAGATATTACACCGCCAGCCAGCGGTCCGGGTGGAAGTACGAAAATTCGTTTGCGCGGACAGTCATCATTTTCGGCTAATAACTCTCCGTTAATCGTAGTGAACGGCTTGCCCATGTCGCAAAGCGCTGGCAGTACCGATGGTTATACCCAAATAAACGACCTTGGTGATAATTTGCAACAAATTAATCCTGATGATATTGAGTCGATGACCGTATTGAAAGGGGCAACGGCAGCGGCACTTTATGGATCACGTGCTGCTAATGGTGCCATAATTATAACTACTAAAACCGGTAATAAGAATGTTGGCATAGGTGTGGAGTTTACCTCAAACTTTACGCAGGACCAGGCATTGGATTACACCGACTTTCAGTATGAATATGGCCAGGGAGAAAATAACGTGCGCCCCAAAACGCAGGGGGAAGCACAAAGTTCGGGTGGCTGGAGTTTTGGTGAAAAATTTGATAACGTTCCAACATTTCAATTTGATGGCGTAAAACGACCATACGCACCTGAACGAAATAGGGTTAGCAAATTCTTCAGACGTGGAAACACATTTACCAACACGCTGGCATTATCTGGCGGTAGCGAGAAAGGTAGTTTTCGCTTTGCTTATTCTAACCAGGACGCACAGGGCATTATACCTAATAATGATTATCATAAAAAGATATTTAACCTGGGTTTAAATTACAATTTCACGCCTAAGTTTTTGGCGCAGGTTTACATTAATTACGCCCATGAAAATGATAATAATAAGCCGGTTATAGGTATTCAGGGGGGCTCTATCCCAACTTATATCTACCGCTTTGCCAACTCGGTAAGTTTAGATGTACTTAGAAACGGAGCTGTTGATGCAAATGGAAATGAAACGCCAACCTCGCGCTTTAACACATTAACTAATCCCTATTATTTAATGGGAAGGCAGTTCAACAAGCAAACCAAAGATCACCTGCTTGGAACGATTACCTTACGCTACCAGTTTTTTGATTGGTTGTATGCACAAGGCCGGGTGAATATGGACTATTCGGTGGTGCCTTTTGAAAGAAACGATGCAACCGGAATGCTTGCACTTTCTCCTGCACCTGCTGGTCAGTTTAATGGTTTGTACACCGTAAATAACAATACTAACCGCCAAATGAATATGGATTTCCTTTTGGGCGGTGGAAAAAAGTTTGGTGATTTTTCTATGGATTTTACCTTTGGTGGCAATACGTTCCCTTCTTACAATCAGAACTTTACAGAGACAGCTACTAATTTTTACGTTCGGGGCCTGTACACCATTGGTAATGGAGTTACCACCACATCTACTTATGGTATCACCAAATCGAAAATAAATTCATTGTATGGTACGGCCGAGTTTGGTTACAAATCATACCTTTTCCTTAATGTAACAGGTAGAAATGACTGGTTTTCGGTTTTAAACCCTCAAAATAATAGTTACTTCTATCCATCAGTAAGTGGCAGTTTCTTATTCTCCGAGTTGTTGGGTGATAAAAGACCTAAATGGTTAAACTTTGGTAAGTTAAGGGGCTCTTACGCCTATGTGGGCAGTGATAATGGTATAGGTGCATACAGTAACACACTTACCTTTGGCCTTCAGCAAAATTTATTTAATGGCGTGCCACTTGGTCTTATAAATAACGCCGGTACACCAAATCCAAATCTAAAGCCTTACTCGCTTAAAGAAAAGGAAATAGGTATTGAGTTGCGTATGTTCAATAACAGGGTAAATCTTGATGTTGCCGCGTACGACAAAAAAACAACTAACCAGGCACTCAGTATTGCACTATCTAATGCCTCCGGGTATACCAGCACTATTTTAAATTTAGGTAGTTTACAAAACAGAGGTGTAGAGTTTAATTTGGAAGTTGTGCCTGTTAAAAAAAGAGACTTTACCTGGCGCTCGTCTTTCAATACGGCTATGAACCGGTCTAAAGTGCTTGAATTGGCTATAGGTCAAAAACAATTACAGGTTGGATCGGGTGAGTTTTTTGGTTCAATAGTACATCAGGTAGGATTACCATTAAATCAAATTCAAGGTCCTACCTATCGCCGCGATGCTAACGGAAACATCATTGTAGCAGGAGGTAAGCCGGTAGCCAGTGCATTACCGGTATTATTTGGTAGCGCCCTGCCCAAAGCCACCGGTGGTTGGGTAAATAACTTTACTTACAAACGCCTTAATTTACTGGTACATATTGATTATAAAGCTGGCGGTAAAATGCTGTCAAGCACCAACCTCAATGCCTTAAGGCAGGGGCTTTCCAAAGCATCGCTGCCCGGTCGTGAGGGTGGAGTGGTATTCCCTGGGGTAAATGCCGACGGTACGCCTAATACTACCGCTGTAAATGCCGAAGATTTTTATGCCAATTATCGTTCTCAAGGCATCCTCGATCCATTTATTTACAACAGCAGTTTTGTTAAGCTAAGAAACCTATCCTTAAGCTACGATCTTACCGGATTGGTAAGTAAAAAATATATTAAAGGACTCGTTTTATCTGCGGTGTGTCGTAACGTGCTTATCATTAAAAAATATGTTGATAATATAGATCCTGAAGCCATGTCTTCCAGTGGTGATAACTTAACAGGGTATGAGCAGGCCTCATTGCCTACTTACCGCACTTTTGGATTTAACCTGAATGTCAAATTTTAA
- a CDS encoding fumarylacetoacetate hydrolase family protein, translating into MHIYRSNDQVIVKHDNIFYTSESWTWDVFINRPALHASILNELPHAHQDKQLEQLIQQAGAPVHSQEVWASGVTYLRSREARINESKDAGGGDFYAKVYNAERPELFFKSAPYRVAGCYQPVRIRKDSQWNVPEPELTLFICSQGTIEGYTIGNDMSSRDIEGENPLYLPQAKSYDGAAALGPCLYVPESSISPDALIQLEIIRSREMIFRDEISINRMKRSHTELAGYLTREMSFPHGVYLMTGTGIVPPDSFTLKTGDVIKITIEHIGTLINTVTK; encoded by the coding sequence ATGCATATATACCGATCAAACGACCAGGTTATCGTAAAGCATGATAACATTTTTTACACTTCAGAAAGCTGGACATGGGATGTATTCATCAACAGGCCGGCCTTACATGCAAGTATACTGAATGAACTTCCTCATGCACATCAGGATAAGCAACTGGAGCAACTAATTCAGCAGGCCGGAGCGCCTGTACACTCGCAAGAGGTTTGGGCTTCTGGTGTAACTTATCTGCGCAGCAGGGAAGCGCGCATTAATGAATCAAAAGATGCTGGCGGTGGCGATTTTTATGCAAAAGTATATAATGCCGAACGACCTGAACTTTTCTTTAAATCGGCACCTTACCGGGTTGCGGGCTGTTATCAGCCCGTGCGCATCAGGAAAGATTCGCAATGGAACGTGCCCGAACCTGAACTAACCCTGTTTATTTGCAGCCAGGGCACAATTGAAGGTTATACCATTGGTAACGATATGTCATCAAGAGATATTGAAGGCGAAAATCCTCTTTACCTTCCACAAGCTAAATCTTATGACGGTGCAGCCGCATTAGGTCCTTGTTTGTATGTGCCCGAAAGTTCCATTTCCCCGGATGCTCTTATTCAGTTAGAAATTATACGTAGCCGCGAAATGATATTCAGGGACGAGATAAGCATTAACCGCATGAAACGCTCTCATACCGAACTGGCAGGTTATCTGACCAGGGAAATGTCTTTTCCGCACGGTGTATATTTAATGACCGGTACAGGGATCGTTCCTCCCGACAGCTTTACCTTAAAAACAGGTGATGTGATCAAAATTACCATTGAGCACATAGGCACACTCATTAATACAGTTACTAAATGA
- a CDS encoding gluconokinase, translated as MNCIITIELGTNAVRVFAFDLKGEVIGFKKGTYPTFHEHPDHSEQDPEQMFITMLYVLKKLLNEVVYAAKLEVSCICFSSSMHSLLAVDKDGIPLGNAITWADNRGKKEAGTLKGTALGNALYEATGTPIHPMSPLVKIAWLRNNDPERFKITHKFLSIKSYIIQQLTGTCIIDHSIASATGLMNIHSMEWDRSALDFAGISAQRLPDLVPVFFSDIKLKREYQNSLRLSSAVKILIGSSDGCLATLGAGVWDAGRATITIEDSGAFRVIGKEVINDPMQQLFNYRLTNELVVSGGPTNNGGVIFEWFANQLGEQGSSYDIDQAFNMLIREASTVPAGSDGLLFLPYLLGERAPIWNANARGCYFGLHIRHERQHMIRATIEGILFEMFSIGKTMEAHRKIESLSINGSFASIPFCTQMIADMFNRPVNTLSHGDSIGVGAFLLSATDLGIFSDLETASKQVRMHQTFLPDAKAHDIYQQYFRIFENLIKKLGDEFDDLASLSV; from the coding sequence ATGAACTGTATCATTACCATTGAATTGGGTACCAATGCGGTACGGGTATTTGCCTTCGATTTAAAAGGCGAGGTTATAGGTTTTAAAAAAGGAACCTATCCCACGTTTCATGAACACCCTGATCATAGTGAGCAGGACCCTGAGCAAATGTTTATTACAATGCTTTATGTGTTAAAAAAACTTCTTAACGAGGTAGTTTATGCGGCCAAATTAGAGGTGAGTTGCATCTGCTTTAGTTCTTCGATGCACAGTTTACTGGCTGTAGATAAGGATGGTATCCCGTTAGGCAATGCCATTACGTGGGCCGATAACCGCGGCAAAAAAGAGGCCGGTACACTAAAAGGTACAGCTTTAGGTAACGCGCTTTACGAAGCAACAGGAACACCTATACACCCGATGTCGCCCCTGGTTAAAATTGCCTGGCTGCGAAATAACGACCCCGAGCGGTTTAAAATAACCCATAAGTTTTTGTCGATTAAAAGCTATATCATACAGCAACTTACCGGCACCTGTATCATAGATCATAGTATTGCATCGGCTACGGGTTTGATGAATATTCACAGCATGGAATGGGATAGATCGGCCCTTGATTTTGCAGGTATAAGCGCACAACGGCTACCCGATCTGGTGCCTGTTTTCTTTTCAGATATTAAACTCAAGCGCGAATATCAAAATTCTTTGAGGCTGTCTTCGGCAGTTAAAATACTTATTGGCTCGAGCGACGGTTGCCTGGCCACGCTTGGTGCGGGCGTTTGGGATGCCGGACGGGCTACCATAACGATCGAAGACAGTGGGGCGTTTCGTGTTATTGGTAAAGAGGTGATCAATGACCCCATGCAGCAACTGTTCAACTATCGTCTAACCAATGAGCTTGTGGTATCAGGCGGGCCAACTAACAATGGTGGGGTTATTTTTGAATGGTTTGCAAACCAGCTTGGCGAGCAGGGGAGTAGCTACGATATAGATCAGGCATTTAATATGCTGATCAGGGAGGCCTCGACCGTGCCGGCCGGTTCAGATGGACTTTTGTTTTTGCCTTACCTTTTAGGGGAGCGGGCACCTATATGGAATGCCAATGCACGGGGCTGCTATTTTGGTTTGCATATACGCCATGAGCGTCAACACATGATCAGGGCAACTATTGAAGGTATATTGTTCGAAATGTTTAGCATAGGCAAAACAATGGAAGCACATCGTAAAATAGAAAGTCTCTCTATTAACGGCAGTTTTGCTTCCATTCCGTTCTGTACACAAATGATCGCAGATATGTTTAACAGGCCGGTAAACACGTTGAGCCATGGCGATAGCATAGGTGTTGGCGCATTCTTGCTGAGCGCTACAGATTTGGGCATATTCTCTGATCTTGAAACGGCATCCAAGCAGGTACGTATGCATCAAACCTTTTTGCCTGATGCCAAGGCTCATGATATTTACCAGCAGTATTTCAGGATATTTGAAAATTTGATCAAGAAGCTTGGAGATGAATTTGATGATCTGGCTTCGCTATCTGTATAA
- a CDS encoding aldehyde dehydrogenase (NADP(+)) has translation MIAINIEGKQLIAGRAVATGNHGDAGADRILGKPLPFKYYQATKGEIDEAVIAAKQSFPAFRSKSGKERADLLDEIATEITAIGDDLILLANLETALPEQRLMGERQRTLDQIKAFAGLLREGSWVNATIEHGDPDRTPLPKPDLRSMQTALGPVAVFGASNFPFAFSVAGGDTISALAAGCPVVFKAHPAHPGTCELVGKAIVEAVKKCNMPDGVFSMLHGDGPTVGAELVVHPGIKAVAFTGSYKAGRAIYNAAAARPEPIPVYAEMGSTNPVFVLPEAMKLKGESIARGFAAALTLGVGQFCTNPGLLVYHSDWAGWPFKEKLAEAISSSQGGTMLTEQIAGSYQAGIVSRGDTPGLETLAKGLPATNSAYQTPVLFHADANLLMQTPHLEEELFGPSAIAVAAKSREELLSLAENLSGHLTATVHGTDEDLAAYKDLLDVLVRKVGRLIINGFPTGVEVSHAMVHGGPFPATTDARSTSVGTAAIFRFTRPVCFQGMPQALLPDELKDNNPMGIWQTVNGKLTRSII, from the coding sequence ATGATAGCTATCAATATAGAAGGCAAACAACTTATAGCCGGTCGCGCAGTTGCTACCGGTAATCACGGCGATGCCGGTGCCGATAGAATATTAGGGAAGCCTTTACCTTTTAAATATTATCAGGCTACCAAAGGCGAGATCGACGAGGCGGTTATTGCTGCTAAACAGTCTTTTCCAGCATTTCGAAGCAAATCAGGAAAAGAACGAGCCGATTTACTTGACGAAATTGCTACTGAAATCACAGCGATTGGCGATGATCTTATTTTACTGGCCAACCTGGAAACTGCCTTGCCCGAGCAACGGCTTATGGGCGAACGCCAGCGCACATTGGATCAAATTAAGGCTTTTGCCGGTTTGCTTAGAGAGGGAAGCTGGGTTAACGCCACCATAGAGCATGGCGACCCCGACAGAACACCATTACCCAAACCGGATCTAAGATCGATGCAAACCGCTTTAGGCCCGGTTGCAGTGTTTGGTGCCAGCAATTTTCCGTTCGCTTTTTCGGTGGCCGGTGGAGATACCATATCGGCTTTGGCAGCTGGATGTCCGGTGGTATTCAAGGCTCATCCAGCTCATCCCGGAACCTGTGAACTGGTGGGCAAGGCCATTGTTGAAGCAGTAAAAAAGTGCAACATGCCCGATGGTGTTTTTTCAATGTTGCACGGCGACGGTCCAACCGTAGGTGCTGAATTGGTTGTTCATCCCGGTATTAAAGCAGTGGCCTTTACGGGGTCGTACAAAGCAGGCCGCGCTATTTATAACGCGGCAGCAGCAAGGCCCGAACCAATACCCGTTTATGCAGAAATGGGAAGTACCAACCCTGTATTTGTGTTGCCGGAGGCCATGAAACTAAAGGGCGAATCCATAGCCAGGGGCTTTGCGGCAGCTTTAACATTAGGTGTCGGACAGTTTTGTACAAACCCTGGTTTATTGGTGTACCACAGCGACTGGGCCGGATGGCCGTTCAAAGAAAAGCTTGCCGAAGCCATTTCTTCATCACAAGGAGGCACCATGCTTACCGAACAAATTGCCGGGTCTTATCAGGCAGGCATTGTTTCAAGAGGTGATACACCCGGGTTGGAAACATTAGCCAAAGGATTACCAGCCACCAATTCAGCTTATCAAACACCAGTTCTGTTTCATGCAGACGCAAATCTGCTTATGCAGACGCCACATTTAGAAGAAGAATTATTTGGCCCGTCGGCAATAGCGGTTGCGGCCAAATCAAGAGAAGAATTATTGAGCCTGGCAGAAAACCTGTCTGGGCATTTAACCGCCACTGTGCATGGTACAGATGAAGACCTTGCGGCTTACAAAGATCTTTTAGATGTGTTGGTAAGGAAAGTTGGCCGACTGATCATCAATGGTTTTCCAACCGGGGTTGAGGTGAGCCATGCTATGGTGCATGGCGGGCCATTTCCTGCTACAACCGATGCACGCAGCACATCTGTAGGTACCGCTGCCATTTTTAGGTTTACACGTCCTGTATGTTTTCAGGGAATGCCACAAGCCTTACTGCCCGATGAGCTGAAAGACAATAATCCAATGGGAATATGGCAAACAGTTAACGGAAAGCTCACACGATCAATTATCTAA
- a CDS encoding IlvD/Edd family dehydratase has translation MAPYRSSEWFGKTGKMGFLYRSWMKNQGTPDHMFDGRPVIGICNTWSELTPCNGHFRDLAESVKRGVLEAGGFPVEFPIMSLGETLLKPTAMLFRNLASMDTEESIRGNPIDGVVLLTGCDKTTPSTMMGAASVDLPTIVVPGGPMLNGKYKGTDIGSGTAVWKLTDDLKTNKISYNEYLAAEGCMSRSAGHCMTMGTASTMACMVESLGMCLPGSAATPAVDSRKKIMAHMSGRRIVEMVKEDLKISKVLTRAAFENAIKVNAAIGGSSNFVIHLTAIAGRIGVELNLDDFDKLGSKIPLLLNLMPSGKYLMEDFYYAGGLPVIIDQLRKELNMENITVTGKGHGENIAELNTCYNTEVIAPLNEPLIPEAGIAVLKGNLAVNGAVIKPSAASPELMVHTGRAVVFETIEDYHARVDDPELDIDETCVMVLQNVGPVGYPGMPEVGNMILPQKLLEKGITDMVRISDGRMSGTAYGTVVLHVSPEAAIGGALALVKNGDMITLDVPARKIHLEVSDEELALRRAQWVQPAYHTDRGYVSMYQRHVQQADKGADLDFLVGGSGSSVQRDSH, from the coding sequence ATGGCACCATACAGGAGTTCAGAGTGGTTTGGCAAGACAGGAAAAATGGGTTTTCTTTACAGGAGCTGGATGAAAAATCAGGGCACGCCTGATCATATGTTCGATGGCAGGCCGGTAATAGGCATTTGCAACACATGGTCGGAGTTAACACCCTGTAACGGGCATTTCAGAGACCTTGCCGAATCAGTAAAACGAGGAGTACTGGAAGCTGGTGGTTTCCCGGTAGAATTTCCCATCATGTCTCTTGGCGAAACTTTACTAAAGCCCACTGCAATGCTGTTTCGCAATTTGGCCAGCATGGATACCGAGGAGTCGATACGTGGAAACCCTATTGATGGGGTAGTGCTGTTAACAGGATGCGATAAAACAACGCCATCCACCATGATGGGTGCAGCAAGTGTTGATCTGCCCACCATTGTGGTTCCGGGAGGGCCAATGCTTAACGGTAAGTACAAGGGTACTGATATTGGCTCGGGAACTGCAGTTTGGAAACTAACCGACGACCTCAAAACTAACAAGATCAGCTACAACGAATACCTGGCAGCCGAAGGATGCATGTCGCGCAGTGCCGGGCATTGCATGACCATGGGAACAGCCTCAACTATGGCCTGTATGGTAGAGTCACTCGGTATGTGCTTACCAGGCTCAGCAGCCACGCCGGCAGTAGATTCCCGTAAAAAGATAATGGCTCATATGTCGGGCAGACGAATAGTGGAAATGGTGAAGGAAGACCTGAAAATATCTAAAGTCCTTACCCGTGCGGCATTTGAAAATGCAATTAAAGTAAATGCAGCAATAGGCGGATCATCCAACTTTGTAATTCATTTGACAGCTATAGCAGGCCGAATAGGAGTGGAACTTAATTTGGACGATTTTGATAAATTAGGGAGTAAGATACCGCTGTTACTAAACCTCATGCCTTCGGGTAAATACTTGATGGAAGATTTTTACTATGCTGGAGGCTTACCGGTAATTATTGATCAGCTGAGAAAAGAACTCAACATGGAAAACATTACCGTAACCGGGAAAGGACATGGCGAAAACATAGCTGAGCTTAACACCTGCTATAATACAGAGGTAATTGCGCCTTTAAACGAACCACTGATACCAGAAGCCGGCATTGCCGTGCTTAAGGGTAATTTGGCCGTAAACGGTGCTGTAATTAAACCATCAGCAGCATCGCCCGAATTAATGGTGCACACGGGCAGAGCCGTTGTATTTGAAACCATAGAAGATTATCATGCCCGGGTAGATGATCCTGAACTGGATATTGATGAAACGTGCGTAATGGTACTGCAAAATGTAGGACCGGTAGGTTACCCCGGAATGCCCGAAGTGGGTAACATGATATTACCTCAAAAGCTGTTAGAAAAAGGAATTACCGACATGGTAAGGATTTCGGATGGCCGAATGAGCGGTACCGCTTACGGTACAGTTGTTTTGCACGTATCGCCCGAAGCGGCCATTGGTGGGGCGCTTGCGCTGGTAAAAAACGGCGACATGATTACTCTTGATGTACCTGCACGCAAGATCCATTTAGAGGTATCTGACGAAGAACTGGCACTTCGCAGGGCCCAATGGGTTCAGCCTGCATATCATACCGACAGGGGATACGTGTCCATGTACCAAAGGCATGTACAACAGGCCGATAAAGGTGCCGATCTGGATTTCCTGGTAGGTGGTTCCGGCTCTTCTGTTCAACGTGATTCGCATTGA